In one window of Chryseobacterium sp. JV274 DNA:
- a CDS encoding PQQ-dependent sugar dehydrogenase — translation MKKLLFAISIFSSLIANSQSINLEEFATGLTSPVEITNANDSRLFVVQQNGIIKIIQPNGTINPTNFLNIGSKIIFSGERGLLGLAFHPQYPTNGYFFVYYNNPAGNIIVARYSVSSTDPNVADPASEKILLNIPKPFDNHNGGSIHFAPDGKLWIITGDGGSGGDPNNNAQNKNVLLGKMLRIDVDATGPYNIPPDNPFAGAGVAGADEIWAYGLRNAWKFSFDLTTGNAMIADVGQGAIEEINKMPITQAGLNYGWRCYEGNNAYNTAGCAAQSTMTFPIAVYDHSGGKCSITGGYVYRGTQYPSLQGKYFFADYCSTQIGILDSNNAITWTGPYSGNNFSTFGEDYQKGLYVAAVNSGKIFKISTGTLGTQESTLGTVKIYPNPASKEIFIDGITDKKATLEIISAEGRKVLETDQISQGKSIDISHIPAGVYYINLKSGEQKSYSQKLIIK, via the coding sequence ATGAAAAAACTACTTTTTGCCATTAGTATTTTTTCTTCCTTAATTGCTAATTCTCAAAGCATTAATTTGGAAGAATTTGCCACGGGACTTACCAGCCCGGTAGAGATTACAAACGCCAATGACAGCCGGCTTTTTGTTGTTCAACAGAACGGAATTATTAAAATTATTCAACCTAACGGGACAATTAATCCCACTAATTTTCTGAACATCGGTTCAAAAATTATTTTTAGCGGTGAAAGAGGTCTTCTGGGACTTGCTTTTCACCCACAATATCCTACCAACGGGTATTTTTTTGTGTATTATAATAACCCGGCAGGCAATATCATTGTTGCAAGATACAGTGTCAGTTCAACTGATCCTAACGTGGCTGATCCTGCTTCTGAAAAAATCCTGCTCAACATTCCCAAACCATTCGACAATCACAATGGAGGAAGTATTCATTTTGCTCCTGACGGAAAACTCTGGATCATCACCGGAGACGGAGGAAGTGGTGGCGACCCCAACAATAATGCTCAAAACAAAAATGTTCTGCTTGGAAAAATGTTGAGAATAGATGTGGATGCTACTGGTCCTTACAACATTCCTCCTGATAATCCTTTTGCCGGAGCCGGAGTAGCTGGTGCCGATGAAATATGGGCCTATGGTCTCAGAAATGCATGGAAATTTTCCTTTGATCTAACCACCGGAAATGCGATGATTGCAGATGTAGGCCAGGGCGCCATAGAAGAAATCAATAAAATGCCTATAACACAAGCCGGCTTGAACTATGGCTGGCGCTGCTATGAAGGAAATAATGCCTATAATACAGCAGGATGTGCTGCACAGTCTACCATGACCTTTCCTATTGCAGTATATGATCATTCAGGCGGAAAATGTTCTATCACGGGTGGCTATGTTTACAGAGGAACTCAATATCCGTCACTTCAGGGGAAATATTTTTTTGCAGACTACTGCTCTACCCAGATCGGAATTCTGGATAGCAATAATGCCATCACTTGGACGGGTCCTTATTCCGGAAATAATTTTTCTACTTTCGGAGAGGATTATCAGAAAGGACTGTACGTAGCTGCAGTGAACAGTGGAAAAATTTTTAAAATATCCACAGGGACTTTAGGAACTCAGGAAAGTACTTTAGGAACCGTAAAAATTTATCCTAATCCTGCTTCAAAAGAAATTTTCATTGATGGCATTACAGATAAAAAAGCAACCCTGGAAATTATCAGTGCAGAAGGAAGAAAAGTATTGGAAACAGATCAGATCAGTCAGGGCAAAAGCATTGATATTTCACATATACCAGCCGGAGTATACTATATTAATCTAAAATCCGGAGAACAGAAGTCTTACAGTCAGAAATTGATTATTAAATAA
- a CDS encoding phosphatase PAP2 family protein — MEEIIQEDKKVFLYLNNLGDSSFDQFWMLISSTWIWVPLYIIFLYFLYKNYQLKTLVFILIFIALGAVVSDQLANIFKYGVARLRPCHDPTLEHHMRIVKCGGQFGFYSAHASNTFFLATYLGILLKKKIKWFPYAIFAWALVVSYSRIYLGVHFPIDILVGAFVGSLLGVVFGALAKKVINKQTITS; from the coding sequence ATGGAGGAGATCATTCAGGAAGATAAAAAGGTATTTCTATACCTTAATAATTTGGGCGATTCATCTTTCGATCAGTTTTGGATGCTGATCTCAAGTACCTGGATCTGGGTACCTCTTTATATTATTTTTCTTTATTTTTTATACAAAAATTATCAACTAAAAACTTTAGTTTTTATTCTCATATTTATAGCACTTGGGGCTGTCGTTTCAGATCAGCTGGCCAATATTTTCAAATATGGGGTAGCGAGGTTAAGACCTTGCCATGACCCTACTCTGGAGCATCATATGAGGATTGTGAAATGTGGCGGACAGTTTGGGTTTTATTCAGCTCATGCTTCCAATACCTTCTTTTTGGCAACATATTTAGGTATTTTATTGAAAAAGAAGATTAAATGGTTTCCTTATGCTATATTTGCATGGGCTCTGGTTGTTTCGTACAGCCGAATCTATTTAGGAGTACATTTCCCAATTGATATTTTGGTGGGGGCGTTTGTTGGATCTTTATTGGGAGTGGTATTTGGTGCACTCGCCAAAAAAGTGATCAATAAACAAACTATAACCTCATGA
- a CDS encoding tetratricopeptide repeat protein: protein MKKTLLLVTSLCFSLNFYAQDKKLAEDCFDKADYKCAEEQYLKLAEKEQIQKFQSEYYDYLGTAQRRLGKTTQAFKSYDSALKANPMSVSVYVNLSSLYSQKGNKVKALEYVEKGLKVNPETPDLYLTRSKIYDSQGKKDLAIKDLNQILTFAPDNIFAKTGLANLKKNNGDLDGALKDYNILLSEKPESLLYNGRADVYFKMKKYKEALTDANKAISIDPKFAQSYVSKAMILLDTSKLKEACANLDKAVALGYEKTVLTDSYAKCGKK from the coding sequence ATGAAAAAAACTTTATTATTAGTAACTTCCCTTTGTTTCTCTCTTAATTTCTATGCCCAGGATAAAAAACTGGCCGAAGACTGTTTTGATAAAGCGGACTATAAGTGTGCAGAAGAGCAATACTTAAAACTGGCTGAGAAAGAACAGATTCAAAAATTTCAGTCGGAATATTATGACTATCTCGGAACGGCTCAAAGAAGGCTGGGGAAGACGACTCAGGCTTTTAAATCTTATGATTCTGCGTTAAAAGCAAATCCTATGTCGGTTTCCGTTTATGTCAACCTCTCATCGCTTTACAGCCAGAAAGGAAATAAGGTAAAAGCACTGGAATATGTAGAAAAAGGATTGAAAGTGAATCCTGAAACTCCGGATTTATACCTTACCCGTTCCAAAATCTACGACAGCCAGGGAAAAAAGGATCTTGCCATCAAAGACCTTAATCAGATTCTGACTTTTGCACCTGATAATATTTTTGCAAAAACAGGACTGGCCAATCTGAAAAAAAATAATGGTGATCTGGACGGAGCTTTAAAAGATTACAATATACTTCTTTCTGAAAAACCGGAATCATTGCTTTACAACGGCCGTGCTGATGTGTATTTTAAAATGAAAAAATATAAAGAAGCACTTACCGATGCCAATAAAGCCATTTCCATAGATCCCAAATTTGCACAATCTTATGTGAGCAAAGCCATGATTCTGCTGGATACTTCCAAACTTAAGGAAGCCTGCGCAAATCTTGATAAAGCAGTTGCTTTAGGCTACGAAAAAACGGTGCTTACAGATTCCTATGCTAAATGTGGCAAGAAATAA
- a CDS encoding 23S rRNA (pseudouridine(1915)-N(3))-methyltransferase RlmH yields MRISLLCIGKTDDKEITSLINYYLNRLPKHWNFEITEIPDVKNAKNLSPDLLKKEEAKLFLNHIDKNDLVVILDEKGKQFTSREFSQKIDTWMNSSVKKVHILIGGAYGFSEEIYSRANEKMSLSKMTFTHQMIRLFIVEQLYRADQILQGKPYHND; encoded by the coding sequence ATGCGAATCAGCTTACTTTGTATCGGTAAAACAGACGATAAAGAAATTACGTCTCTAATTAATTACTACCTCAACCGTTTACCTAAACACTGGAATTTTGAAATCACAGAAATCCCGGATGTTAAAAACGCCAAAAACCTCTCTCCTGACCTTCTTAAAAAAGAAGAAGCTAAATTATTTTTAAATCATATCGACAAAAATGATCTGGTTGTGATTCTTGATGAAAAAGGAAAACAGTTTACCAGCCGTGAATTTTCACAGAAAATTGATACCTGGATGAATTCTTCTGTGAAAAAAGTACACATTCTTATTGGAGGCGCTTATGGTTTTTCTGAAGAGATTTACAGCAGAGCAAATGAGAAAATGTCTTTATCCAAAATGACTTTTACCCATCAGATGATCCGCCTGTTTATTGTTGAGCAGCTTTACCGTGCTGATCAGATTTTACAGGGTAAGCCTTATCATAACGATTAA
- a CDS encoding TCR/Tet family MFS transporter: MENSRKKAAIGFIFITLLIDITGWGIIIPVVPKLIEELIHADISEAAKYGGWLGFAYAFTQFIFSPLVGNLSDKYGRRPVILISLFGFAVDYIFLALAPTIWWLFLGRIIAGITGASVTTASAYIADISTDEDRAKNFGLIGAAFGLGFIIGPVLGGVLGHYGARVPFYAAAGLCLLNFLYGYFILPESLDKDKRREFDWKRANPIGSFKFLGKHPEISGLILSLILIYIAGHAVQSNWSFFTMYKFSWTERMVGISLGVVGLLVGLVQGGLIRWTTPRLGEQKSIYYGLAFYAVGMLLFAFASEGWMMFVFLVPYCLGGICGPALQSVITKSVPSNEQGELQGALTSLMSATSIIGPPMMTNLFYFFTHDEAPFKFSGAPFFLAFILMAISVVITYSAFQKKGKEKIEKDFQKQ; the protein is encoded by the coding sequence ATGGAAAATTCAAGGAAAAAAGCGGCTATAGGCTTTATATTTATTACTTTACTGATAGATATTACAGGATGGGGAATCATCATTCCTGTTGTTCCCAAATTAATTGAGGAACTTATTCATGCAGATATTAGTGAAGCCGCAAAATATGGTGGCTGGCTTGGATTTGCCTATGCCTTTACCCAATTTATATTTTCTCCGCTTGTTGGAAACCTGAGTGATAAATATGGGCGTAGACCTGTGATCCTGATTTCTCTTTTCGGATTTGCTGTGGACTATATTTTCCTTGCACTGGCTCCCACAATCTGGTGGCTGTTTCTGGGAAGAATTATTGCCGGAATAACGGGCGCAAGTGTCACCACTGCCAGTGCCTATATTGCAGATATTTCGACGGATGAAGACAGAGCCAAGAATTTTGGACTGATAGGAGCTGCTTTTGGGCTCGGATTTATTATAGGTCCGGTTCTGGGCGGTGTACTTGGTCATTATGGTGCCAGAGTCCCTTTCTATGCTGCTGCGGGTTTATGTCTGCTTAACTTCCTGTATGGATATTTCATCCTTCCTGAAAGTTTGGATAAAGATAAAAGAAGAGAGTTTGACTGGAAACGTGCAAACCCTATAGGTTCATTTAAGTTTTTAGGTAAACACCCTGAAATTTCCGGACTTATTCTTTCCTTAATATTGATTTATATTGCAGGTCATGCCGTACAGAGCAACTGGAGTTTCTTTACAATGTATAAATTCAGCTGGACAGAAAGAATGGTAGGGATTTCATTGGGAGTAGTAGGTTTATTGGTTGGTCTCGTACAAGGTGGACTGATCAGATGGACTACTCCAAGGCTTGGAGAGCAGAAAAGTATTTACTACGGATTGGCTTTCTATGCCGTAGGAATGCTGCTGTTTGCTTTTGCCTCTGAAGGATGGATGATGTTTGTATTTTTGGTTCCTTATTGTTTAGGAGGAATCTGTGGACCGGCTTTACAGTCTGTCATCACAAAAAGTGTTCCTTCCAATGAGCAGGGTGAACTTCAGGGAGCGTTAACGAGTTTAATGAGTGCAACTTCAATTATCGGGCCTCCGATGATGACAAACCTGTTTTACTTTTTTACCCATGATGAAGCGCCATTCAAGTTTTCTGGTGCGCCTTTCTTTTTAGCATTTATTTTAATGGCGATCAGCGTTGTGATCACCTATTCTGCATTTCAGAAAAAAGGAAAAGAAAAAATAGAAAAGGATTTTCAGAAACAATAG
- a CDS encoding twin-arginine translocase TatA/TatE family subunit, with product MELSIGEMALIAIAIVVLFGPDKLPQIARDLGAGVRKMRGAVEDIKTEIMKETDNPVSEIKREIEKVKDAAKDFNPMKDIEKDILTEPGTLASNEPPKPKPADDETYEGPVSR from the coding sequence ATGGAATTAAGCATTGGAGAAATGGCACTCATTGCCATTGCAATCGTTGTATTATTCGGACCGGATAAACTGCCTCAGATTGCGCGTGACTTAGGTGCAGGCGTTAGAAAAATGCGTGGAGCAGTAGAAGATATCAAAACTGAAATTATGAAGGAAACAGATAATCCTGTTTCTGAAATAAAGCGTGAGATTGAAAAGGTGAAAGATGCTGCCAAAGATTTCAACCCGATGAAAGATATCGAAAAAGATATTCTGACGGAACCGGGTACTCTTGCTTCTAATGAGCCTCCAAAACCGAAGCCTGCTGATGATGAGACTTATGAAGGACCTGTAAGCAGATAA
- a CDS encoding arylamine N-acetyltransferase family protein, which produces MNTLDLEKYFERIHFSGTPEMTMEVLKTIHRLHPKYIPFENIDSYTGTVPSLDLEDIFKKLVTESRGGYCYEQNLLLSEVLKHLGFNVKLQLGRVVWGRQEDSVAAQTHLLLIVDFGGEKYVVDCGFGTATLTAPILLNEEEPQQTPNGIFKVSYKEETYTLWMLKEQWFPVYRFIPEHVEPIDLTISNWYLSTHPDSHFKNKLILSKVDENVRYTYTDHVLNIRSDHGEKESISIENDMQLYEILMNTFGLKENAVEVLKSKIENGSLQKS; this is translated from the coding sequence ATGAATACATTAGACCTGGAAAAATATTTCGAACGGATTCATTTCTCCGGAACGCCGGAAATGACTATGGAGGTATTGAAAACAATACACCGGCTTCATCCTAAATATATTCCTTTTGAGAATATTGACTCTTACACAGGAACAGTGCCTTCTCTGGATCTGGAGGATATTTTTAAAAAACTGGTTACAGAATCGAGAGGCGGATATTGCTATGAACAAAACTTACTTTTAAGCGAAGTTTTAAAACATTTAGGATTCAATGTAAAATTACAGCTTGGAAGAGTAGTGTGGGGGAGACAAGAAGACAGCGTTGCGGCACAGACTCATTTATTACTGATCGTGGATTTTGGAGGTGAAAAGTATGTTGTAGACTGTGGATTTGGGACAGCTACACTTACAGCACCTATTCTTTTAAATGAAGAAGAACCACAGCAAACACCCAACGGAATATTTAAAGTTTCCTATAAAGAAGAAACCTATACCCTCTGGATGCTGAAAGAACAATGGTTCCCGGTGTACCGCTTCATACCTGAACATGTAGAGCCCATTGATCTTACTATCTCTAATTGGTATTTGTCTACTCATCCGGATTCTCATTTTAAGAACAAACTAATCCTTTCAAAAGTAGATGAGAATGTCCGTTATACCTATACAGACCATGTCCTGAATATCCGGTCTGATCATGGTGAAAAAGAATCCATATCTATAGAAAATGATATGCAGTTGTATGAAATACTGATGAATACTTTCGGACTGAAAGAAAATGCAGTAGAAGTATTGAAATCAAAAATTGAAAACGGATCCCTTCAAAAGTCTTGA
- a CDS encoding protein translocase subunit SecDF, translating into MQGKGLITIVAIVLGLICLNELLPTWYASKIEKQATAIAGDNPEKYQKEIARLSKDTLNLGFTKLYYTKAKDKEMKLGLDLKGGINVLLEINQRDLVNDLTNYSTNPVLIEALNKTDEAQKNSTKAYIDNFFEQFDVVNKAKGTNLKLADPEIFGNTTLTEVKYNTPDEQVKSIVKRKIDASVGTAFEVIRTRIDKMGAVQPNVQRVPGTARISVEMPGMKDIDKVKKMLQTSAKLQFWEVQQVPEIAPYFQTLTTMVATKGDSMGVAKNVNFMSLLQLDKLRTNGVANVKLSDTAVVNKILNSKVGQSLRPSNIKYTQFMWGYKPEATDAESLVLYAIRGNINQKAPVDGAVETANISYDELSRVVVDMQMDSKGAKDWKTLTEKNVGKPVAVTLDGRVYTAPNVVNAIPNGRTQISGNFSQEEAKELVDVLGAGKLPAGAKVVQATVVGPSLGQESIDAGVMSFGIAFLLIIAYIIFYYGGAGVYAVIAMIINLFYIFGIMDSVDATLTLPGIAGIVLTMAMAVDTNVIIYERTKEELFAGKSILEAYKDGFKHALNAIVDGHLTTLLTAGVLFLFGTGPIKGFALTLGIGILMTFFTSVLISRVMIFSRLNKGKHLSVWTGATKNLFRNTWIDFIGKRKYAYIISGVLTIVCIASIAIHGFKYGIDFTGGRNYVVRFDKAVNAEDVEASLVKMFQTEDGKNSSVEAKTFGNDKQLKISTDYLIEDESLKADQTVEQKLYDGLKSSLPANMTLKDFKSADKDHSGIISSEKVGPTVADDIKTHGILAVVAALAGIFIYILVRFRKWQFSLGAVAALFHDAVIILGAYSLLHKFMPFNMEINQDFVAAILTVLGYSINDTVIIFDRIREYLREKKSLTLAGLFDDSISSTLGRTFNTSFTTILVILAIFIFGGDNLRGFMFAMLIGIGFGTYSSIFIASAIAYDFLKTGKEEEVHGKTTSTKEELASK; encoded by the coding sequence ATGCAAGGAAAAGGACTTATTACAATTGTCGCTATTGTACTAGGGTTGATTTGCTTAAACGAGCTATTACCAACATGGTACGCCAGCAAAATTGAAAAGCAGGCAACTGCTATTGCAGGAGACAATCCGGAGAAGTATCAGAAAGAAATTGCTAGACTTTCTAAGGATACTTTGAATCTAGGATTCACAAAACTTTATTACACTAAAGCCAAAGACAAGGAAATGAAACTTGGTCTTGACTTGAAAGGAGGGATCAACGTTCTTTTGGAAATCAACCAAAGAGATCTTGTGAATGATTTAACAAATTATTCTACAAATCCTGTTCTTATTGAGGCTTTAAACAAAACTGATGAAGCACAGAAGAATTCTACAAAAGCTTACATTGATAATTTCTTCGAACAATTCGATGTAGTGAACAAAGCTAAAGGTACAAACCTTAAGTTGGCAGATCCGGAAATTTTCGGAAATACTACACTTACCGAGGTGAAGTACAACACTCCTGATGAGCAGGTAAAAAGCATTGTTAAAAGAAAAATTGATGCATCTGTAGGAACAGCTTTTGAGGTAATCAGAACGAGAATTGATAAAATGGGTGCTGTGCAGCCAAACGTTCAGAGAGTACCTGGAACAGCTAGAATTTCTGTGGAAATGCCTGGTATGAAGGACATCGATAAAGTAAAGAAAATGCTTCAGACTTCTGCAAAACTTCAGTTCTGGGAAGTACAGCAGGTTCCTGAGATTGCGCCTTATTTCCAAACTTTGACAACTATGGTTGCTACAAAAGGAGATTCTATGGGAGTAGCAAAGAATGTGAACTTCATGAGCCTTTTACAGCTTGACAAATTAAGAACGAATGGTGTTGCTAACGTAAAATTATCCGATACAGCTGTTGTAAATAAAATTTTAAACAGTAAGGTTGGTCAGTCTTTACGTCCGTCTAACATTAAATATACACAGTTCATGTGGGGTTACAAGCCTGAAGCTACAGATGCTGAAAGCTTAGTCCTGTATGCAATCAGAGGTAACATCAACCAAAAAGCTCCGGTAGACGGTGCGGTAGAAACTGCAAATATCAGCTATGATGAGCTGAGCAGAGTAGTGGTAGATATGCAGATGGATTCCAAAGGAGCAAAAGACTGGAAAACATTAACTGAGAAAAACGTTGGTAAGCCGGTTGCTGTAACGCTTGACGGTAGAGTATATACTGCACCAAACGTTGTAAATGCAATCCCGAACGGTAGAACCCAGATCTCTGGTAACTTCTCTCAGGAAGAAGCTAAAGAATTGGTTGACGTTTTAGGAGCAGGTAAATTACCGGCAGGTGCAAAAGTAGTTCAGGCTACAGTTGTAGGGCCTTCATTAGGACAGGAATCTATTGATGCTGGTGTGATGTCATTCGGTATCGCATTCTTATTAATTATTGCTTATATCATTTTCTACTATGGTGGAGCTGGTGTTTATGCAGTAATTGCAATGATCATCAACCTATTCTACATTTTCGGAATTATGGATTCCGTAGATGCTACACTTACGCTTCCTGGTATCGCAGGTATTGTACTTACAATGGCCATGGCGGTAGATACGAACGTAATTATCTATGAAAGAACTAAAGAAGAGCTTTTCGCAGGAAAAAGTATTCTTGAAGCATACAAAGACGGTTTCAAACATGCATTAAATGCAATTGTTGATGGTCACTTAACGACATTATTGACGGCAGGTGTACTATTCCTTTTCGGAACAGGGCCTATCAAAGGTTTTGCATTAACATTAGGAATCGGTATCTTGATGACATTCTTTACTTCGGTATTGATCTCAAGAGTAATGATCTTCTCTAGACTGAATAAAGGAAAACACCTTTCTGTTTGGACAGGTGCTACAAAAAATCTTTTCAGAAATACCTGGATCGATTTTATTGGAAAAAGAAAATATGCTTACATCATTTCTGGTGTTTTAACTATTGTTTGTATCGCATCTATTGCAATCCACGGATTCAAATATGGTATCGACTTTACAGGAGGTAGAAATTATGTGGTAAGATTTGATAAGGCAGTAAATGCTGAAGATGTTGAAGCTAGCTTAGTAAAAATGTTCCAGACTGAGGATGGTAAAAACTCTTCAGTAGAAGCTAAAACTTTCGGTAATGACAAGCAGTTGAAAATCTCTACAGATTACCTTATCGAAGACGAATCTTTGAAAGCTGACCAGACTGTTGAGCAGAAATTGTATGACGGATTAAAATCCAGCTTACCTGCAAATATGACCTTAAAAGATTTCAAATCTGCAGATAAAGATCACTCAGGAATTATTTCTTCTGAGAAAGTAGGACCTACTGTAGCAGACGATATCAAGACACACGGTATTCTTGCTGTAGTTGCAGCATTAGCAGGTATTTTTATCTATATCTTGGTAAGATTTAGAAAATGGCAGTTCTCCCTTGGTGCTGTTGCCGCGTTATTCCACGATGCTGTTATCATTTTGGGGGCTTATTCATTACTTCATAAGTTTATGCCGTTCAACATGGAGATCAATCAGGATTTCGTTGCTGCGATTCTTACTGTATTAGGGTACTCAATCAATGATACGGTAATTATCTTCGACAGAATTAGAGAATACCTGAGAGAGAAAAAATCTTTAACATTAGCGGGTCTGTTTGATGACTCTATCTCAAGTACATTGGGTAGAACATTCAACACCTCATTTACTACAATTCTGGTTATCCTTGCGATCTTTATTTTCGGTGGTGATAACTTGAGAGGATTCATGTTTGCGATGTTAATTGGTATTGGATTCGGTACGTATTCATCTATCTTTATTGCGTCTGCAATTGCTTATGACTTCCTTAAAACAGGAAAAGAAGAAGAGGTACATGGAAAAACCACTTCTACAAAAGAAGAACTTGCTTCAAAGTAA
- a CDS encoding YihY/virulence factor BrkB family protein has protein sequence MSVKVPKFILKIQEFFDSIHIPVLGISLWQMFQIYISGIFKGKIGRKAAAISWSFTISLFPFILFLLSVLPYMPHYDKLQFYIFDVLMHNVFPSNMEGDVRGYIENNIIPNMRGISNLTIVLALIFATNGTFSLINGFNENTDEKLSDVKEFILSFFITIGFITIVFLALFGVYYVEVVMKLFTPAYDISWLVDNLSSIIGFVSFPLFYFILLTLFYWLGTVKITRFRQAVPGAILTTILFVVTTYIFAIYVKDIARYNVLYGSIGSMILLMVWVNVNVYLLLFGNELNMAIRKLRIEKLLSDEIQRETIHYHTQITEPDFDGDEEHKRKLETRKKD, from the coding sequence ATGAGTGTAAAGGTTCCCAAATTTATTTTGAAGATTCAAGAGTTTTTTGACAGCATCCATATTCCTGTTTTGGGAATATCGCTATGGCAGATGTTTCAGATCTATATCTCCGGGATTTTCAAAGGGAAAATTGGTAGAAAAGCAGCTGCTATTTCCTGGAGCTTTACCATAAGTCTTTTTCCGTTTATTCTGTTTCTGCTTTCTGTTTTGCCTTATATGCCGCATTATGATAAACTGCAGTTCTATATTTTTGATGTGCTGATGCATAATGTGTTCCCTTCAAATATGGAAGGAGATGTAAGAGGATATATAGAAAACAATATTATCCCCAATATGAGAGGGATCAGTAATCTGACCATTGTTCTGGCTCTTATTTTTGCCACAAATGGTACATTTTCCCTGATTAATGGATTTAATGAAAATACGGATGAGAAACTGAGTGACGTAAAGGAATTTATTCTTTCATTCTTTATTACAATAGGCTTTATTACCATTGTTTTTTTAGCACTTTTTGGGGTGTATTATGTGGAGGTTGTGATGAAGCTTTTTACACCGGCTTATGATATTTCCTGGCTTGTAGATAACCTCTCCAGTATTATTGGGTTCGTTTCTTTTCCTCTTTTTTATTTTATCCTTCTGACTTTGTTTTACTGGCTGGGCACTGTAAAAATCACAAGATTCCGACAGGCGGTTCCTGGGGCTATTTTAACCACGATACTGTTTGTTGTCACTACTTATATTTTTGCTATTTATGTAAAGGATATTGCAAGGTATAACGTGCTTTACGGATCCATCGGAAGTATGATTCTGCTGATGGTTTGGGTGAATGTGAATGTATATCTGCTTTTATTCGGAAATGAACTGAATATGGCCATCAGAAAGCTCAGAATTGAAAAACTGCTGTCCGATGAAATCCAGAGAGAAACCATACACTATCATACTCAGATTACAGAACCTGACTTTGATGGTGATGAAGAGCATAAAAGAAAACTGGAAACCCGAAAGAAAGATTAA
- a CDS encoding tRNA (cytidine(34)-2'-O)-methyltransferase: MLNIVLVEPEIPNNTGNIGRLCVGTESRLHLVHPFGFVINDKNLKRSGLDYWVHLDVSEYADIEEWIEQIPDRSRVFLMSSHAEKSYLETDFQDGDWLVFGKESVGLSKEVLDRFENHLTIPMSKLIRSFNIANSVAFVVGEAKRQIGLK; encoded by the coding sequence ATGTTGAATATTGTTCTTGTAGAACCCGAAATACCGAATAACACAGGAAATATCGGAAGATTATGTGTAGGAACCGAAAGCAGATTACACCTGGTTCACCCATTTGGATTTGTAATTAATGATAAAAACCTGAAGCGTTCCGGGCTGGATTACTGGGTACATCTCGATGTTTCTGAATATGCAGATATTGAAGAATGGATTGAACAGATCCCTGATCGGTCACGTGTTTTTTTAATGAGTTCACATGCTGAAAAATCATATCTGGAAACCGATTTTCAGGATGGGGATTGGTTGGTTTTCGGAAAAGAGAGTGTGGGACTGAGCAAAGAGGTTCTGGACCGTTTTGAAAATCATCTGACAATTCCTATGTCAAAACTGATCAGGAGTTTTAATATTGCCAATTCTGTTGCTTTTGTAGTGGGTGAGGCAAAAAGACAGATTGGTCTGAAATAA